Part of the Molothrus ater isolate BHLD 08-10-18 breed brown headed cowbird chromosome 9, BPBGC_Mater_1.1, whole genome shotgun sequence genome is shown below.
actgccactgggAGAGTCCCACCAAACTactgcaggcagagggagggcTAAATCATGCTTTAATCACACCTCAGAGTGACAATGCAttgagggacagagcagggctgattCTGGTGCCATGGGGCAGTGGGGCCAGGACCCCatggcagcaccagggcaggctcCTCTTCCCACTTCACCTGGCTTCCCGGGCACGATAGGCACCATCTCCTTCATCTTCAGCATCTGAGCaaggctgggaaagcagcacctGCTTTGGTgtccctctgcagtgcagccTAGTGGTGTCATGCTGGGACACTCTGCGACCAGCTGCCTTCAGCCTCCATCATCATTCCTagcccatccctccctcccctcctccctgctcccttcctcctgccccaaacATGTGGGGCCCAAAGCCAAGGACTGGTGGGAAAGGGGTGGAGCCAGGGAGACAGCAAGAGGCCACAGCAGTGGTGGCTGAGCTGTAAGCTTGTAAGCTCAGATGGAGCGATGCAACTCCCGCTCCTCTTTTGTTGGCAGCTGCTCACTGGGCTGGATGTAGTTGTCCTCGATGAAGCCATCATCATCCTCAGCTTGCAGGTCAGCGGCATCAGTTATGGAATGGCTCCCACAggagcccctgtcccagctgctgctaTCCTCCATGGGGCTGCGTCCGATGGAGCTGATTTCAGGCAGCGGCCGGTGGCGGTAGCTGGCGAAGTTCTTGTGGGCAAGCTTGCACTTGGCAGCCAGTGCAATCAGGATGGAGATGCCAATCGCTGTCACCAGGAATCCCACCAGGTATGGCCAGCTccttccccccttcccagcaggcagTGCAGTGCCTGTGACACAGGAAAGGCACATGGTCAGCCTGTAACACACCCAGGGGGTGTGAACACTGGGGGCAAAACTGCCTGAGAGCTGGCTGGTACTGCTGCCCATCACTGTGGAGTCTGTGCTCCATGTGGCTTCGTGGACCTGTTAACTTTCCTGTCACAAAGCCAGCAAACACCTCCAGGAGTTGGCCACCCTCCCACCAAGCCACTGCATGAGCGTGGCCCAGCAGCCTGAGCCTCTGGGACTGTGGGGCAGAGCGGGGGGTCTCCACCTACAGCCCCACCCAGTATGACAGAGGACAGGAAGGTGCTAGACCTTATGGACACCTCTGCACAACTTACTGTTGTTCTCAGTCACTGTGATATTCTGTGGTGTGGTGAGCTCACGAGCAAACCGCTGCTTAACCTGGCAGCCCAGGTCCTGAGAATCCAGAGCTGTGATCTCctggcccctcagctctgggggGGACACGCAGgtcacctgcacagctgggagacAAATGGGCTAAGGTGAGATGGGGGTCTGCACCCATCCCCTCTCCAGTTTAGAGAAGATGATCCCCGTTTGCTCCTGGGTTGAGGGGTTGCATTGCAAggtgctcctggctctgccttaCAGACTCGCTGACCCTCAGCATATTGTAGGAAACAACCAAAGGGAAAATCCCCTGACCAAGGAACTGTGTGTGACTCTGATTAGCAGCTCCTTTAAACTGGATACAGACAAATTCATGGATACCCACAGAAACCCCACTGCTCTTACTTGGACCTGAGCTCAAATGGTTGGAGCCTGACCTGGCTCCAGAGAGGGAGCTGCCAACTCCTCAACAATGAAAATGTGGTCACTTCACAAAGTCACATAAAGATGGATTTAAAGGCCAAAGTGTGCACGCAACCCATTTCACAGAAGAGTAGCCAAATCATCCTGCTGACATTCTTAGAAATCCTTGGTATCCTGTGTAACTGTAAGCAAGGAACAGACACATCACATTTCGGTTTGCTGTCCCTCAACAGGGTAGGACAGAGAGCCATCTCAGACCTTGTCCAGGGATTGAAGCAAATGGATCAAGCAAGACTCCTGCACTCAGGGTTCTGCATGCCTGACACACTCCCTGCCACCCATGCCCTCCACTCACCTCGCCTGCGCCgcagccactgctgcagagGGTGCGCGCTGCAGTCGCAGGCCCAGGGGTTCCCTTCCAGATGGACTTGTGGGACCATCTCCAACAGCTGCAGGCTCCAAGCGTCCACAGAGACCAGCGCGTTGTGCTGCAGGTCCAGGTGGAAAAGAGCCTTCAGCGGCAAAAGGAAAGGGACATCAAGCTCTTGCAAGCTGTTGTTTCTTAGAAGCAGGGTGTGCAAGTTTCCCAGGCCCTTGAAAGTGTCGTCGTGGATGTgggtgatgctgcagctgctcaagTCCAGCAGACGCAGCGCCCCGAGGTTGGAGAAGACTGCTGGGCTCAGCATGAGCTTGGCATTGCTGGAGAGGTTGAGAgactgcagggaagggaagtgCTTCAAGAGAGTCCTGTGATGGGGCATGACCAAGGAGTTGAAGGAGAGGTCCAAACTGCTGATGTTTCTTGGAAGGGAACTTGGAGCGTGCTGAAGGTTCTTCCCACTGCAGTTGGCCCACCCCTGGGAAAAGAGCTACTGTTGAGATGGGCTATCCATGATGGGGAGTGTCTCCATAGAGAGACTGCTCAAAGGTTCAATGTCTTAATTACTCTTGCAGagtttaaaaaagcaaagacacacacatatttaaaaaacatatgAGCTACCAGGCTGAGTGGGCCTAGATAAATGGAGAAAGATGAGCAGGACAGCCCAGGACTGAGAGCAGCTGACTGAAACAGTAAAGAAGGAgcatgcagggctggaggaaaaACCCAAATGGATGAGTGAAAAGGCAGCAGgttgtcacctccctgtccttccATAGAGGGCAGTTGTCATACAGGGTCAGTTTGCAGAGGgccttccttttcctcccctggATCCCCACCTCCAGCCCCCTGGGAGCTCTTGTGTGACACAGGGGCAtcctcccagctggagcagggaagcaggCAAGCCTTGCCTGTTGCAAGGGCAGGCAAGAAGCTGACCAGCCTGCAGAGCTATAGGCACCTGTACCAGTCacctgtgcctggagcagctccctggggcctgTGCAGGACAATGCACCAATGCTTCCATCTATGCCACCTTCCTGAGGATACACAGTAGGTAGCTGTGGCTTACTGCTGGCTGGCTGTGTTAGTATCAGGAAACCTGAGGCCAAGGACCATTCACTGTCCCAAAAgaccagcagagcaggatggaTGTCAACCCACATggatggatttattttttcccagtaaaacAGGGTGCCCCAACTCAAATAGTTCTGGGGAGCAATCCACAGCATGGGTTACTCTTGCCTGGGCTTTTAGTGGGAGGGGGTCAAGTGTCCACACCGAAGCTGCCAGAGAGCAGGTCAGCAATTTAAGTTTGGTTTGGCAGGCACAAACTCCTGCTAAGTACTGTGTTTGGACCTTGCAAGCAGAGATGCTGTGATTTAAGTTTACTGTGGTCCATAGTCCTGGATTTCTGTGTTGGCTACATTCCAGCTAGCTGAGCTTTCAGTTTCCTTCACCTGTCTTTTCATCCTCCTAAATCTCCTATCAGaccctgctgttcctgcttgGTAGAGGAACAGATATGCCTTTAAAAACCTCAGGTGCTGAGGACTGGGTTATAATTGGGCCAAGCCTCAGGGGCACCACACGGGCCCTGTTTCCAGCTCAaacacagctgggctcagggaggCTTTGGAAAACAATGCAAACTTTTGGGTGGAATAACTGAGAGTTCAGTGGAAAGGTCAGCGGCCTCTGACAGCCACTTTCCTTCATtctctcagctcctgcctgatGCAGCCaagctgctggctgcagtgctTGTCCCAGTGGCTTAGCAGTGTTTCCTGCTCCTTGCCAGGTGTTTAGGGATCCTGCCCCCATGCTTGCCAATCACCCTGGCTCCAGTCACTGCATCATCATGCACTGGGGAAGGGAATGAGGGGTTGGGACCTCCTCAGGGATGTGACTCATGGCTGCTTGCCATGCACCCCTTATGGGCAGCTGTGTTACACCTGCAGCCAAGAGACCCCCACAGTCAGAAATGCAGTGACCCAGACAATGCTCTCCCAGGCCGTGCTCTGTGAACAGGCTGGATAACATGACACGTTCAGCccaaggctgggagcaggacagCCGGGCTCTGGGCATGAGCAAACCACCCCTGTGGCTGGTGGCCACTGGCACAGCACATCTCCCAATTAACTCTGCTGCCTCCCGTGGG
Proteins encoded:
- the C9H1orf210 gene encoding type III endosome membrane protein TEMP; the encoded protein is MPHHRTLLKHFPSLQSLNLSSNAKLMLSPAVFSNLGALRLLDLSSCSITHIHDDTFKGLGNLHTLLLRNNSLQELDVPFLLPLKALFHLDLQHNALVSVDAWSLQLLEMVPQVHLEGNPWACDCSAHPLQQWLRRRRAVQVTCVSPPELRGQEITALDSQDLGCQVKQRFARELTTPQNITVTENNSTALPAGKGGRSWPYLVGFLVTAIGISILIALAAKCKLAHKNFASYRHRPLPEISSIGRSPMEDSSSWDRGSCGSHSITDAADLQAEDDDGFIEDNYIQPSEQLPTKEERELHRSI